In a genomic window of Poecilia reticulata strain Guanapo linkage group LG22, Guppy_female_1.0+MT, whole genome shotgun sequence:
- the LOC103458727 gene encoding transcription factor Sp3-like: MASADVDSSQSEFLQAGGAGDTQTTDMSAIQLTGSDRWEVLTPVSAAKEDQGVVHIPNSGIVTSNGQYVLPIGSLPSQPIYVTASGSEATANGVSGIQYQVIPQIQNADGTLTGFPTQGLDDGTGQIQLLQDGSQSNIGISCSTTAATDLLTQAGQVQSIQGVSLAGGSAYAGTVPVGLPGNITFVPINSVDLESLGLTGAQTVPIATGVTPEGQLIMSSQPLENQSQNCSSKQSMVTVSDPNTNQEIYVPTTSSSSNASQLPATIDGTGVLTQATAVSAGVADPSSTENFNSHNHLQQMQGSSSNATTISQPILLSGDAQAQVAQVAQVAQGQDLSGAGQTLQSVQLVNPGTFLIQAQTVTATGQIQWQTFQVQGVQSLQGLQLPQGQGQTQQLTLAPVQTLPLGQTGQVSLPNLQTVTVNSVTQTGVQYTQGDDARSPAGIQIKEEPDSEEWQLSGDSTLNPSDLNNLRVPMGDEDMDTAGGDGKRLRRVACTCPNCKESGGRGSGVGKKKQHICHIAGCGKVYGKTSHLRAHLRWHSGERPFVCNWMYCGKRFTRSDELQRHRRTHTGEKKFVCSECSKRFMRSDHLAKHIKTHQNKKGGVPTSTSPPTTDAVITTDGTTLILQTATAHDLVANQEIPLQLVTVAPGEVME; the protein is encoded by the exons ATGGCGTCCGCGGACGTGGACAGCAGTCAGAGCGAGTTCCTGCAAGCTGGCGGCGCAGGCGACACACAG ACAACAGACATGTCGGCTATTCAGCTGACTGGCTCAGACCGGTGGGAGGTGTTGACCCCCGTCTCGGCTGCAAAGGAAGACCAAGGCGTCGTCCACATTCCAAACTCGGGGATTGTCACGTCTAACGGGCAGTATGTGCTTCCAATCGGGAGTCTTCCGAGCCAGCCCATTTACGTTACAGCGTCTGGGAGCGAGGCCACAGCTAATGGAGTGTCAGGCATTCAATATCAG GTCATTCCCCAAATCCAAAACGCCGACGGGACACTCACGGGATTCCCCACACAAGGACTGGACGACGGTACAGGCCAGATTCAACTCCTCCAAGATGGCAGCCAGAGCAATATTGGAATCAGCTGCTCCACGACAGCAGCCACAGACCTCCTCACGCAGGCAGGCCAGGTTCAGTCCATCCAGGGCGTCTCGTTGGCCGGCGGTTCGGCGTACGCCGGCACCGTGCCTGTAGGGCTTCCCGGCAACATCACGTTCGTCCCTATAAACAGCGTGGATCTGGAGTCGCTAGGGTTGACGGGGGCACAGACGGTACCGATTGCCACTGGGGTAACACCCGAGGGCCAGCTGATTATGAGCAGCCAGCCGCTagagaaccagagccagaactgCAGCAGCAAGCAGTCTATGGTGACTGTGAGTGACCCCAACACCAACCAAGAGATCTACGTGCCAACCACTTCCTCCTCTTCCAACGCCTCCCAGCTCCCGGCGACCATCGACGGCACAGGGGTTCTCACGCAGGCCACAGCTGTGTCTGCGGGGGTGGCCGACCCCTCTTCCACGGAGAACTTCAACTCCCACAACCACCTACAGCAAATGCAG GGCTCGTCCTCCAACGCCACCACCATCTCCCAGCCCATCCTGCTGTCGGGGGACGCTCAGGCCCAGGTGGCGCAGGTAGCCCAGGTGGCCCAGGGCCAGGACCTGTCTGGAGCCGGTCAGACTCTGCAGAGTGTGCAGCTGGTCAACCCAGGTACCTTCCTCATCCAGGCCCAGACCGTCACCGCCACGGGCCAGATCCAGTGGCAGACCTTCCAG GTTCAAGGTGTCCAGTCGCTCCAGGGGCTCCAGTTGCCCCAGGGTCAGGGTCAGACCCAGCAGCTGACTCTTGCCCCAGTCCAGACCCTTCCCTTGGGCCAGACCGGCCAGGTCAGCCTCCCCAACCTCCAGACTGTCACAGTTAACTCCGTAACACAAACTGGAGTCCAGTACACACAGGGAGACGACGCCAGGAGTCCGGCTG GGATTCAGATCAAAGAAGAGCCGGACTCGGAGGAGTGGCAGCTCAGCGGGGACTCCACACTGAACCCCAGCGACCTGAACAACCTGCGGGTCCCCATGGGAGACGAGGACATGGACACGGCGGGCGGGGACGGCAAACGGCTCCGCAGGGTGGCCTGCACCTGCCCCAACTGCAAGGAGTCAGGAGGAAG GGGCTCCGGCGTGGGAAAGAAGAAGCAGCACATCTGCCACATCGCCGGCTGCGGGAAGGTCTACGGGAAAACGTCTCACCTGAGAGCTCACCTGCGCTGGCACAGCGGAGAGAGGCCCTTCGTTTGCAACTGGATGTACTGCGGGAAGAGGTTCACCAGGAGCGACGAGCTTCAAAGACACAGGAGGACACATACAG gagAGAAGAAGTTTGTGTGCTCCGAATGCTCCAAGAGGTTCATGCGCAGCGACCACCTGGCCAAGCACATAAAGACTCATCAGAACAAAAAGGGCGGCGTGCCCACCTCCACCTCTCCACCCACCACCGACGCCGTCATCACCACGGACGGAACCACGCTCATCCTCCAGACCGCCACCGCCCACGACCTTGTAGCCAATCAGGAGATCCCTCTGCAGCTGGTCACCGTGGCGCCCGGTGAGGTCATGGAGTGA